The following are encoded together in the Thermostichus vulcanus str. 'Rupite' genome:
- a CDS encoding LapA family protein, producing MLRNIRLALLGLWTLVLLILFIQNWGSPVTVVLAGQSGAPLPLSWVLLVSYGVGVGLGFLYVGSWRFHDQAFQRQAIRKLNQLMDRISFLESQTAPPSYYLPQDLPEPEYTPDPYAGRYSYANRPPERIRPEPAEDEPPYEQEDSGASIPDWRIADQPYPNEEEEWDS from the coding sequence ATGCTCAGAAACATCCGCTTGGCACTGCTAGGCCTGTGGACGCTGGTTCTACTGATTCTGTTCATTCAAAACTGGGGATCCCCGGTGACGGTGGTGCTGGCTGGGCAATCGGGAGCCCCGCTCCCTCTGTCGTGGGTCTTGCTGGTTTCCTATGGGGTAGGTGTTGGGCTGGGATTTCTGTACGTAGGGTCCTGGCGGTTTCATGACCAAGCGTTCCAACGGCAAGCGATCCGCAAATTAAATCAGTTGATGGATCGCATCAGCTTTCTGGAATCGCAGACGGCTCCCCCCAGCTACTATCTACCCCAAGATTTGCCAGAGCCGGAGTATACCCCGGATCCCTATGCAGGTCGATATTCCTATGCCAACCGGCCTCCGGAGCGAATTCGGCCCGAACCTGCTGAGGATGAGCCTCCCTATGAGCAAGAGGACAGCGGGGCTTCTATTCCCGACTGGCGTATTGCGGATCAGCCCTACCCAAACGAGGAAGAAGAATGGGACTCTTGA
- a CDS encoding DUF2283 domain-containing protein — MAQPLKIWFDPEGDFLEVTFSEAPGYMRETADDAILERVDAEGHVIGFSILQVSQLAKNKPITAQLGAGR, encoded by the coding sequence GTGGCGCAACCTCTGAAGATATGGTTTGACCCTGAGGGAGATTTTCTGGAAGTTACTTTCTCCGAAGCCCCTGGATACATGAGGGAGACTGCAGACGATGCAATTCTGGAACGGGTTGATGCTGAGGGGCATGTTATCGGGTTTTCTATCCTCCAGGTGAGTCAACTGGCAAAGAATAAACCCATAACCGCTCAGCTTGGTGCTGGACGATAG
- a CDS encoding IS1/IS1595 family N-terminal zinc-binding domain-containing protein has translation MIMVQCPECNSTSVVKYGKIHNGKQRYRPAPS, from the coding sequence ATGATCATGGTGCAATGCCCCGAATGCAACTCAACTAGCGTCGTTAAGTACGGAAAGATACACAACGGCAAGCAGCGCTATCGTCCAGCACCAAGCTGA
- a CDS encoding segregation/condensation protein A, whose translation MAFSPTEEAISLLIDLAERGEIDPWDVQVIEVIDRFLSRMAPTSSSHDLSESGQALLYAAMLVYLKAMALAEPEPEAEEAHADLMDAGGDPLPGWSLAQLDRVLQPRAVPRLSRTRPVTLKELIGHLQELETLLEQRSEPTPKPLTQRISRKQALSAITQLAHPENLLETTAELESLLAQLWQQGFAHISFGDLQQYFRQKSSVGSVHPIQMFWSLLLMASRSQVELHQEEFYGPLTVLPCKPGSPVK comes from the coding sequence ATGGCCTTTTCACCAACGGAAGAAGCCATTTCTCTGCTCATTGACTTGGCGGAGCGGGGGGAAATCGATCCTTGGGATGTGCAGGTGATCGAGGTGATCGATCGCTTCCTGTCTCGTATGGCCCCCACCAGCAGCAGTCATGATCTATCGGAATCGGGGCAGGCCCTGCTGTATGCTGCCATGCTGGTGTATCTCAAGGCGATGGCCTTGGCGGAGCCGGAACCGGAAGCGGAGGAAGCCCACGCAGACCTGATGGATGCCGGAGGGGATCCCTTGCCGGGTTGGTCTTTGGCCCAGTTGGATCGCGTTTTACAACCCAGAGCCGTTCCCCGTCTTAGCCGCACCCGACCGGTTACTCTCAAAGAACTGATTGGCCACCTGCAAGAGCTAGAAACCCTGCTGGAACAACGGTCTGAACCCACTCCCAAACCCTTAACCCAACGGATTAGCCGCAAACAGGCGCTATCGGCCATTACCCAACTGGCCCACCCCGAAAACCTTCTGGAAACCACCGCCGAACTGGAATCTTTGCTGGCCCAGCTGTGGCAACAGGGGTTTGCCCACATCAGCTTTGGGGATCTCCAGCAGTACTTTCGTCAGAAAAGCTCCGTCGGATCCGTTCACCCGATTCAAATGTTTTGGTCGTTGCTCTTGATGGCCTCCCGTTCCCAGGTGGAGTTACACCAAGAAGAATTTTATGGCCCGTTGACCGTCCTACCTTGCAAACCGGGATCCCCAGTCAAGTAA
- a CDS encoding prephenate/arogenate dehydrogenase, which yields MRIAIVGLGLIGGSLALKLTEQGYTVLGISRNPATCEQALALGAVQACGTELAQLQSFNPQVVLICTPLEQVLPTLTALLPYLSAETVVSDVGSVKQPIVGPATQLWPWFVGGHPMAGKTSQGIPSAEAGLFMGRPYVLTPIAETRSQALETVQKLVAAVGAEAIFTDPARHDRAVAWISHLPVMISASLIASVSQEADPVILELARTLASSGFRDTSRVGGGIPQLGLEMARHNRQAVLANLRSYQQHLQQIKTWIEEEQWDGLSQFLQQTQQDWRQFRVNQPQP from the coding sequence ATGCGCATTGCCATTGTTGGGTTGGGGTTGATTGGTGGATCCCTGGCTCTGAAGCTAACCGAACAGGGATATACCGTTTTGGGGATCAGCCGTAACCCAGCAACCTGTGAACAAGCCCTGGCGCTGGGAGCTGTGCAAGCCTGCGGAACAGAGTTGGCCCAATTGCAGAGCTTTAATCCCCAAGTGGTGCTGATTTGCACCCCATTGGAGCAGGTGTTGCCTACCCTGACGGCTCTCTTGCCCTATCTATCTGCAGAGACGGTGGTCAGCGATGTCGGTTCGGTCAAGCAACCAATTGTTGGCCCTGCCACGCAGCTATGGCCTTGGTTTGTGGGTGGACACCCGATGGCGGGAAAAACCAGCCAAGGGATCCCGTCTGCGGAAGCCGGTTTGTTTATGGGGCGGCCTTATGTGCTCACCCCGATTGCCGAAACTCGTTCCCAAGCCCTGGAGACTGTGCAGAAACTGGTGGCTGCGGTTGGGGCGGAAGCGATCTTCACGGATCCGGCTCGGCATGATCGGGCGGTAGCCTGGATTAGCCATTTGCCGGTGATGATCAGTGCCAGCTTGATCGCATCCGTCAGCCAAGAAGCAGATCCGGTGATCCTGGAATTGGCGCGCACCTTGGCGAGTAGCGGCTTTCGAGATACCAGCCGTGTCGGTGGAGGGATCCCGCAGTTGGGATTAGAGATGGCCCGCCACAACCGGCAGGCGGTGCTGGCAAACCTGCGCAGCTACCAACAACACCTACAGCAGATCAAAACCTGGATTGAGGAAGAACAATGGGATGGGCTGAGCCAATTCCTGCAGCAAACTCAGCAGGACTGGCGGCAATTTCGAGTCAATCAACCGCAACCTTAG
- a CDS encoding response regulator, producing MSTLLAEDDVLYRQHVHNLLMQHLPQFGPVYTASNGKEALELSRQHQPSFVLMDIRMPEMTGIEVARQVWSERPNTRIVFWSHFADEVYVRELHKIVPPQTVYGYLLKNCTDEKLVSAIQAVVQDEQCVIDREVRGVDSRSQNKITGLSDAEYEVLIDIALGLTDQAIASRRFLSRRGVTNRLRNLYDKLEVSNDQIESDEWGTTFSLRARAIRLAFKRGLINAQLLDEEEVQLDHWLSRYRLEPLD from the coding sequence GTGAGCACCCTCCTCGCTGAAGATGATGTTCTGTACCGCCAGCATGTCCACAACCTGCTGATGCAGCATTTGCCTCAGTTTGGGCCGGTTTACACAGCCTCGAATGGCAAAGAAGCCCTGGAACTCTCTCGTCAGCATCAGCCCAGCTTCGTGTTGATGGATATTCGTATGCCGGAGATGACTGGGATCGAGGTGGCCCGTCAGGTGTGGTCGGAACGACCCAATACCCGCATTGTCTTCTGGTCCCATTTTGCCGATGAGGTCTATGTCCGTGAGCTGCATAAGATCGTGCCGCCCCAAACGGTGTACGGTTATCTCTTGAAAAACTGCACAGATGAAAAGTTGGTCAGCGCCATTCAGGCGGTGGTGCAAGATGAGCAGTGTGTGATCGACCGCGAGGTGCGTGGGGTTGATTCCCGCTCTCAAAACAAAATTACCGGTCTGAGCGATGCCGAATACGAAGTGTTGATCGATATTGCCCTCGGTCTTACGGATCAAGCGATTGCCTCACGGCGGTTTTTGTCCCGGCGCGGGGTAACCAATCGGCTGCGCAACCTCTACGACAAATTAGAAGTTAGCAACGACCAAATTGAGAGCGATGAATGGGGCACAACCTTTAGTTTGCGTGCCCGTGCCATTCGTCTTGCCTTTAAACGGGGATTGATCAACGCTCAGCTATTGGACGAAGAAGAAGTGCAACTGGATCATTGGCTGAGTCGCTACCGCCTGGAGCCTTTGGATTAG
- the rsmH gene encoding 16S rRNA (cytosine(1402)-N(4))-methyltransferase RsmH, which translates to MYQHESVLTEAVVAYLQPQSGGIFLDVTLGGGGHTLALLREGADQVMGLDQDPVALEAAQARFVAAGIPSEGSRIKLWHLNFAEFDLQQHGFQDEQGARIPFDGIVADLGVSSPQLDQPERGFSFRAEGPLDMRMDPSTDQETAADWVNHHDVEELIDIFSRYGEERFARRIAQRIEQSRPLLTTTQLAEVIWQAVPPVARRGRIHPATRVFQALRIAVNRELAVLETLLAQAPNWLKPGGRLAVISFHSLEDRLVKWAFRTDPRWQVITPKPVQPTESEMRHNPRARSAKLRVAARTPDADQH; encoded by the coding sequence TTGTATCAGCATGAATCCGTTTTGACTGAGGCGGTCGTGGCTTACCTGCAACCTCAATCGGGCGGAATTTTTTTGGATGTAACCTTAGGCGGAGGTGGACATACGTTAGCGCTGCTGCGGGAGGGAGCGGATCAAGTCATGGGGTTGGATCAAGATCCTGTGGCTTTAGAGGCGGCCCAAGCCCGTTTTGTGGCGGCAGGGATCCCCTCGGAGGGCAGTCGGATCAAACTCTGGCACCTGAATTTTGCCGAGTTTGATCTGCAACAGCATGGCTTTCAGGATGAGCAGGGGGCAAGGATCCCGTTCGATGGGATCGTGGCGGATTTGGGGGTGAGCTCCCCGCAACTGGATCAACCGGAGCGGGGCTTTAGCTTTCGCGCCGAAGGACCGCTGGATATGCGCATGGATCCCAGCACAGACCAAGAGACGGCTGCCGATTGGGTGAATCATCACGATGTGGAGGAGTTAATCGATATCTTTAGCCGTTATGGGGAAGAACGGTTTGCCCGGCGTATTGCCCAGCGCATCGAACAGTCCCGTCCCCTGTTGACCACCACTCAGTTGGCGGAGGTGATCTGGCAAGCGGTTCCCCCGGTGGCTCGTCGAGGCCGTATCCATCCGGCAACGCGGGTTTTCCAGGCGCTGCGGATTGCGGTGAACCGTGAGCTAGCGGTGTTGGAGACTCTGCTAGCCCAAGCCCCCAACTGGTTGAAACCGGGCGGTCGGCTGGCAGTGATTAGTTTTCACAGTTTGGAAGATCGTCTGGTAAAGTGGGCTTTTCGCACGGATCCCCGCTGGCAAGTGATCACCCCCAAGCCTGTGCAGCCCACAGAATCGGAAATGCGGCACAATCCCCGCGCCCGTTCGGCCAAGCTGCGAGTGGCTGCCCGTACCCCCGATGCAGACCAGCATTAA
- a CDS encoding S41 family peptidase: MKGFAATGRHDLLVRPEGNNGYAPPAGRCKRAIGIWGILTVVGGILPSTVAGQSALPPVPVVPSLGEPNDPVLAPFPEQVPLPEPGIPATPTDAAPLPPREPVGLDLRHLVGLFINESLDAGSQAAAVSYNDLYTRLLARGYGDPRPPIEVEYELIQETLKEYGDPVDRFLDPEAFKSLLNRPRPPLQAQVIAPRIVYLAVPDLTPATAQQIRQTLYTQDYSRGIILDLRGSVGYDPQVVADVARLFLPRSIQPLLITEDRFGEPTAWNSENLPIAAGIPLAVLVDGNTRQGATLLAAQLGSSGNTVVLGQPTQGSERQTKFFVLPSGAAVELAVANWKTGDGRSLDQGLVPLQTVEGDETLWLNAGIEALAVPPRRPTLPPRPTVFVQEGRIGRFQLGMDTRNVDTHLLGNVDQISAESRANVFQPNSDLKLFYLQDYILFTYRHPGIIDSFFANRIYTTHPEAMTSEGIRIGSTYTEVTEVYGKPGENGYNEVVPYPQGSREYLRDDRYYVNYDALGLAFAFEVGSNRVTAIGLFKPGN; this comes from the coding sequence ATGAAAGGATTCGCTGCGACAGGTCGCCATGACCTTTTGGTTCGTCCGGAGGGCAACAACGGCTATGCTCCCCCAGCAGGAAGGTGCAAACGGGCCATTGGGATTTGGGGGATTTTGACGGTGGTGGGTGGGATCCTCCCCAGTACTGTTGCTGGCCAATCGGCGTTGCCTCCTGTGCCTGTGGTGCCCTCATTGGGGGAGCCGAATGACCCCGTGTTGGCCCCTTTCCCTGAGCAGGTTCCCTTGCCTGAGCCAGGGATCCCAGCCACTCCAACCGATGCAGCCCCTCTGCCTCCCCGTGAGCCGGTAGGGTTGGATCTTCGCCATTTGGTGGGTTTATTCATTAACGAGTCTTTGGATGCGGGCAGTCAGGCGGCGGCAGTCAGCTATAACGACCTTTACACCCGCCTATTGGCTCGGGGCTACGGGGATCCACGCCCGCCGATTGAAGTGGAATACGAGCTGATACAGGAAACCCTCAAGGAGTATGGGGATCCCGTGGATCGGTTTTTGGATCCTGAGGCCTTCAAAAGCTTGCTCAATCGACCCCGTCCCCCCTTACAAGCTCAGGTGATCGCCCCCCGCATCGTTTATTTGGCGGTACCAGATCTCACCCCGGCCACCGCTCAGCAAATTCGGCAAACTCTCTACACCCAAGACTACAGCCGTGGCATCATTCTAGATTTGCGAGGTTCTGTGGGCTATGATCCCCAAGTGGTGGCAGATGTGGCTCGTCTGTTTTTGCCTCGTTCTATTCAACCGCTGCTGATTACCGAAGACCGCTTTGGGGAGCCTACTGCTTGGAATAGCGAAAATTTACCGATTGCGGCAGGGATCCCGTTGGCTGTGCTGGTGGATGGCAATACTCGTCAGGGCGCTACTCTCTTGGCCGCCCAGCTGGGATCCAGTGGCAACACCGTTGTTCTAGGGCAACCCACCCAAGGCAGTGAACGGCAAACCAAATTCTTCGTCCTTCCTTCCGGCGCAGCAGTGGAATTGGCCGTTGCCAACTGGAAAACAGGAGATGGCCGCTCGTTGGATCAAGGCTTGGTTCCCTTACAGACAGTAGAGGGAGATGAGACCCTCTGGTTAAACGCTGGGATTGAAGCCCTAGCTGTACCACCCCGCCGCCCCACCCTGCCCCCTCGGCCCACAGTCTTTGTGCAAGAGGGTCGCATCGGTCGCTTTCAGTTGGGTATGGATACCCGTAATGTCGATACCCATTTACTGGGGAATGTCGATCAAATTTCAGCAGAATCTCGGGCAAATGTGTTTCAGCCCAACAGCGATTTGAAACTGTTTTATCTGCAGGACTATATCCTTTTTACCTACCGCCACCCCGGTATTATCGATAGCTTTTTTGCCAACCGCATCTATACCACTCATCCCGAGGCCATGACCAGTGAAGGGATCCGCATTGGCTCTACCTATACAGAAGTCACGGAAGTGTACGGCAAACCGGGTGAAAATGGTTACAACGAGGTCGTCCCCTATCCCCAAGGCAGCCGTGAGTACCTGCGGGATGATCGCTATTATGTCAATTACGATGCTTTAGGCTTAGCCTTCGCCTTTGAAGTGGGATCCAACCGAGTTACCGCCATTGGTCTGTTCAAGCCGGGGAATTGA
- a CDS encoding CDP-alcohol phosphatidyltransferase family protein produces MLDKVLRQWKERLLAPLLETPLQQVHPLAITLAGFTVGLGSGTAAALGAYGWGLGLWLLNRLMDGLDGTLARLQRRQSDLGGYLDMLLDVVVYAVVPLGLAFHQGSLLGYAFLALMLASFYINLCSWMYLAGLLEKRQKASHDGLRRSADDELTSLRMPAALIEGSETILFYGLFFLLPEHMVALFGLMAILVLLSALQRLIWAVGYLSEGDEVPTPNP; encoded by the coding sequence TTGCTGGATAAGGTGCTTAGGCAGTGGAAGGAGCGGCTGTTGGCTCCCTTGCTGGAGACCCCTCTACAACAGGTGCATCCACTGGCGATTACTCTGGCTGGGTTTACAGTCGGCCTGGGTTCTGGCACGGCGGCTGCCTTGGGTGCCTACGGGTGGGGGTTGGGTCTGTGGCTGCTAAACCGCCTCATGGATGGGTTGGATGGCACGTTGGCCCGACTGCAACGGCGGCAAAGCGATCTGGGGGGCTACCTGGATATGCTGCTGGATGTGGTGGTATACGCAGTTGTGCCTCTGGGATTGGCTTTTCACCAGGGATCCCTGCTGGGCTATGCCTTTTTGGCCTTGATGTTGGCCAGTTTCTATATCAACCTTTGCTCCTGGATGTATTTGGCAGGGTTGTTGGAAAAACGACAAAAGGCCAGTCATGACGGTCTGCGTCGTTCAGCGGACGATGAATTGACCAGCTTAAGAATGCCTGCTGCTCTGATTGAGGGTAGCGAAACGATCTTGTTCTACGGGCTGTTTTTTCTGTTGCCTGAACACATGGTGGCCTTATTCGGCTTGATGGCAATTTTGGTGCTGCTGAGTGCTCTACAACGGTTGATCTGGGCGGTAGGGTACCTTTCTGAAGGGGACGAGGTGCCCACCCCGAATCCCTGA